The following is a genomic window from Bacteroidota bacterium.
GCGGTTGAAATGAAAATAAAAAATGGTGTTATGATGATGCTTTTTATGCAAATAGGAATGTTGTCAAACTTGGCGTTCGCTCAATCAAGCAACAAATTGAACTCTTCGTTACGGTCTGAAACAATTGAAAACCTTTCCAAAATGCTTGCCGATTTTTACGTTTATCCAGAGAATGGGAAAAAGATGGCAGACCTATTAAAAACTAATTTACACAACGGCAAATACGACCAAATTGATAATTTTGATCAATTTGGTTCTACACTTACAAGAGATTTATTTGAAGCTGCAAAAGACATACATCTGAGAATTTATTATGACCCGACAGGAGTAGAAAATATAAGAAATGATAAAGCAGTATCGGAAACTGAAAAAGAAAACGATTTACTAAAACAGAAAAAGGATTTCAGTAAAACTAATTTTGGATTTAACCATCTCGAAATTTTACCTGGTAATATAGGTTATCTAAAGTTAACCTATATGGAAAGAGTGGATTGGTCTGGAGAAACGGCTACCAATGCAATGAATTTCCTTTCAAATGCAGATTATATAATTATTGACCTGAGAGATAATGCTGGAGGAAATATTGAGATGATACCGTTTCTTGCAAGTTATTTTTATAATTCAATCGATGATGTTTTAATATTTGAGACACAAATTCCTAGTGAGAATGAAGTAATTCAATATAGAACCTTACCTTATTTGCCAGGTAAACGAATGGCCAAAACACCACTTTATATATTAATTGGCAGAAATACAATTTCTGCGGGCGAAAGTTTAGCGTACACACTGCAAAAACTTGGCAGGGCAACAGTTGTTGGTGAAAAAACAGTTTATGCAGGTGCCCACATTCTCCGTTACTCAAAAATCGTGAATGATTATTATTTGGTCAGAATACCTGAGATGCTATGTGTTAACCCGATTACTAAAACTGATTGGGAAGGTGTTGGAGTTGAACCGGATATCAAAACAGAAAGTAAAGATGCACTCGATAAAACAATTGAAATTATTAATGATAAACTAATTGAAGAGAACAATGACGAGCGATTCATAAACGGTTTAGGATATTCACTTCTTGCAGATAATCAAATTGCATCTGCGATAAAAGTGTTTATAAAGAATACTAATTTGTATCCGCAATCGGCAAATACCTTCGATAGCCTTGCCGAAGCTTACATGAAGTTTGGACAAAATGATTTGGCCATCAAAAATTATAAGAAATCTCTCGAATTGAACCCCAATAACGAGAATGCAAAAAAAATGCTGGAAGATTTAATGAAAAAATAACACATTATTGCGAATGGGATAGCTAGGTTTCGTTTGTGAAAATTTAGCCCCATTGCTACTTCTAAAATTGGTTTTATGTAGGTCAATCAATCATCTGGCAGATGCATAGTGTGACTAGTAGAATTTTGTGTAATTATTTAGTATTCGTGAAGTATTTATAAATAAGCCTGACAGAAAACGAGTAATTCAATCACAAATTGAACTTGAGTAAAAGTGAAATATTCTGAATATAGTGATTAACATAAAATTAAAGATCTGGCATAATATTATAAATAAAAGATGAATATGAGAATAAAAAAATTAAAATTAGTGGCTATGGTTAGTATTATACTAATCTCCACAAATGCCCATACACAAAGTATAACTCAAAATTGCGCTGTAGTATCATGGTCTGATGGCAATGATGTATTTACCGGAAATAATGAAGATTATATATACCCGTTTACATCGGTTTTTACTTTTCCACCATCAAGTGACAAATATGGATGTATCATTTTCGGGTTTTCATTTAGTGAAACAAATCAAGGGTATTGTGGGGGCATGAATGATCAGGGATTGTTTATCGATGGGTTGGGGATTACCAATACAGGATGGCAACCGGACGAAAGCAAACCATGGACACGAGATATTGAAGGGTTTAAGGGAAATCTGGAATCATATGTCCTACAACACTTTGGTACGGTTGATGAGGTCATAAGCTTCTTCGAAAAATATAATGTACCACATTTCCAAACAGGTAAATTTCTTATTGCTGATAAGTCGGGGGCTTCAATTGTGGTTGAATGGGGGCAAAATAAATTACAAATTCTAAAAGAAAACGAAAATTATCAAATTGCGACAAATTTTGTTCAGTCAAATTTCAAGAGAGGGGAATATCCTGATTTTAGATATAATCTTGCAGAAAAAGTTTTTAATAATTCAAAAGATCATACCAATATTGGAACGATCAAAGAAGTATTAAGTGCAGTTCATTGGGAAGAATTGGAAAATCACATTTCAACCACTTTATATTCTTATATCTGCGATCTGAAAAAGGGGGATATCTATATTTATAATTTCCATCATTTTGAGGTTGCTGTTAAATTGAACATCTACGATGAGCTCAAAAAAGGGGAAAATATCTATCCGCTAATCTCCCTCTTCCCTTACGAAACTTATGCAGAAAATGTATGGAAAGGGCAGAAAGTGGTTTCGTTGCTTTACGATAGGATAAAAAATGAAGGAGTTAACGGTGAAAATGGATCCATAGCATTGTATAACGTGTGGAAATCATCAGCTATTTTCAATCATTATACCGTAAGTGAAGAACTATTATTATCCGTTGCTGACAAATTAAAAAATGATAAAAGATTTAATGATGCGATAGAATTATGCAAATTCATTGTTTCAGAACACCCTGATTCTGATATTGCATCGAACGGGCTGAGCATGGCATATTTCGATGCAGGTGAAATGCAGTTGGCAAAGGAGAACCTGGAACGGCACCTTAAAAAGAATCCTGATAATACCAGTGCTAAATGGTACATTGAATTAGTAAATGCTTCAAGTCACCCTACGAAAATTGATGAGAGTGTTTTAAAACAGTATGAAGGAATTTATGGAGAAAGAAAACTTATTTTTGAAAACGGGATTTTATTTTACCAACTGGGTTCCGGGGCAAAAAGAGAGTTGACTCCAATAAACGATACCACTTTTAGGGTCAAGGAGATCGATTATTACCGAATTGGAATAATTCAAAATAGAGATCAGGTTATTGCTATTGAAGGGATTTATATGGATGGCAGGAATTTTAGATATGACAAAACAATTTAACCCCAAAAATATTTATAAAAATGTACAGATTAATTTACTTTTTTGGGTTATTTATTCTCCCATTTAATAATATTGTTTCGCAGGAAACAGATTCATTAGCCAGAATAACATACATTGCCAACGAAGGATTCTTGGTAGAGACTACAAGTCATAAATTAATAATTGATGGGCTTTTCGGCAATCTAAATGGTGACTGGTGTGAACAACCTGGGGATTCTATATCAGATTACATGATGAATGGGACAGTACCTTTTAATGATATTGAAATACTCCTTGTTACACATAATCATACAGATCATTTTAACGAAGCAATGGTTACCTCTTTTATGGTAAAACATACAGGTACAGTGCTGATATGCCCCGAACAGGTAAACGAAGTTCTAAAGGTTAATAAATCCTATCCTATTTTTTCAGAACGGATCATATCAACAGGAGCTGATATGGACTCCGTAATAAATATTAATGGGGTTAAAATAGTTCCTGTTCCGGTACACCACGGATCTTATATGGAAATTGATACTGTTACAGGGAAAAGCTATGATCTGCACAGCCATATCCAGAATAATGCATACATTCTGAAAATAGGTGGATTCACTCTTTTTCATTCGGGTGATGGTTCATCAAAAAACATTCAGGAATATAAAGGATATTTTTCGGGCAACGATAATATTGATATTGCAATGATGGACAAGCAATTTTTAAGAGCCGAAGGTATGCAAATAATCAACGAATTAATAAAACCTGAAAACCTAATTTTAATGCACATTGCCCCATCACAAACAGAATACTTTTCAAAAATGGTTGAGGCCATACCTGAAATATTTGTTTTCAAGGAAAAGATGGAAAGTAAAATATATAAGAAAGATAATTAGCTTATCTATTTTTTATAACCTCTATAATTATAAAAAGATATCTGCAGGAATAATGTCAACTACTCATTCCTGTTATACCTAATATTTTAAAAATCTATAAAAGTTTTATGCTGACGCAAGTTGAGTTTTAAGAAATTGAAAATGATTATTCCCAGCATAAAAAATTTTAATGCTTAAGACACTCCGGATTTGATGAAAATACCTAAAACATATTACAAAATGATATAACAAGAAAATTAGGAGTTGCTTTATGTTTTCAAAATCTGGTATAAAAGAAATCGAATTTAAATTAATATAGAAATGAAAAAAATTATTATTATTCTTTTATTTGTTAATTCTTCAATCTACTCCCAATCTATTATGGATGAAGATAATCTAAGGCCAATCAAAGAAATCTCAAATATTGATTTAGTTTATGTAAAGGGGGATTATTTTATTATGGGTTCCGAAGCTGATGTAGCGAGAGAAAACGAAAAACCACATAATGTGCGTGTTAAGAGTTTTGCGATGATGAAATATGAAGTAAAGGTTAATGAATTCAAACAATTCATAGATGCTACCTCTTACAAAACTGATGCAGATAAGCAAACGGATGGGTACGGAAGTCATATTTATACAGCT
Proteins encoded in this region:
- a CDS encoding linear amide C-N hydrolase, whose translation is MRIKKLKLVAMVSIILISTNAHTQSITQNCAVVSWSDGNDVFTGNNEDYIYPFTSVFTFPPSSDKYGCIIFGFSFSETNQGYCGGMNDQGLFIDGLGITNTGWQPDESKPWTRDIEGFKGNLESYVLQHFGTVDEVISFFEKYNVPHFQTGKFLIADKSGASIVVEWGQNKLQILKENENYQIATNFVQSNFKRGEYPDFRYNLAEKVFNNSKDHTNIGTIKEVLSAVHWEELENHISTTLYSYICDLKKGDIYIYNFHHFEVAVKLNIYDELKKGENIYPLISLFPYETYAENVWKGQKVVSLLYDRIKNEGVNGENGSIALYNVWKSSAIFNHYTVSEELLLSVADKLKNDKRFNDAIELCKFIVSEHPDSDIASNGLSMAYFDAGEMQLAKENLERHLKKNPDNTSAKWYIELVNASSHPTKIDESVLKQYEGIYGERKLIFENGILFYQLGSGAKRELTPINDTTFRVKEIDYYRIGIIQNRDQVIAIEGIYMDGRNFRYDKTI
- a CDS encoding MBL fold metallo-hydrolase, translating into MYRLIYFFGLFILPFNNIVSQETDSLARITYIANEGFLVETTSHKLIIDGLFGNLNGDWCEQPGDSISDYMMNGTVPFNDIEILLVTHNHTDHFNEAMVTSFMVKHTGTVLICPEQVNEVLKVNKSYPIFSERIISTGADMDSVININGVKIVPVPVHHGSYMEIDTVTGKSYDLHSHIQNNAYILKIGGFTLFHSGDGSSKNIQEYKGYFSGNDNIDIAMMDKQFLRAEGMQIINELIKPENLILMHIAPSQTEYFSKMVEAIPEIFVFKEKMESKIYKKDN